From the Schistocerca nitens isolate TAMUIC-IGC-003100 chromosome 10, iqSchNite1.1, whole genome shotgun sequence genome, the window TAAGCATTATCCACATTCACTTCAATGTGATATTCGACTTTACCAGTGACATGTAGTCAAGCCGGAAGCTGCATACATCTATTCTCAAGACTCTACGTGCAATTGTATTCGTTGATGACCCTAATTCTGCCCCTTTTACGAAGTTACATAAATTTCCCCAGAGGATTTACTCCCTACCGGCTGCCATCAGTGGACTAGGTGTGTATAAATGTGAACCATTCATCAATCCAAAAGTCCTTTGGAATACAACATTGCTTTACCAAACATACTAGTTGTGATCCCACTGTAGATGGCATGCCCTTGCCTCCCACCCACGTGAAAACTGGCCACCCAGGTACATATTTATACGTTTATTTACTTAATTATTCGGTTGTTTACCTTGGCGGGACGAGAGCTCACTCTTAAACCCAAAAAACAGTGACAGAGGTTTgcaacctaccccccccccctccccgccgatGCTATTCTATCTGTAATACAACAAGCAACagtggaaaccaaggagaaatttgaaaagggaattaatATTAAACtagagcaaaaaaataaataaaaaaataaataaaaaaatttgacaTTCGCCAGTAACGTTGTAAGTTTGTTAGATATGATATCGGACTTGGGAGATCAGTGAAATTGAatggatatcaacaaaagtaaaaaggaTAAGGAATGAAGTCCAATTAAGTCAGGTGGTGATGAGGATatcagattacgaaatgagacattaCAGCAGTGGAAGAGATCTGATATTTGACAGCGAAAAATTGGAGGTGACAGGAGTGataagaatataaaatgcagaatgggaGTGGCCagaaaaatttgccagaaagtgaTAACGTGTGTAACGTTATGTATGTGCAAGGTGTTTTTTCTAAAgggtttgtttggagtgtagccttacaTGGAAGCGAAATGTCCACAACAGACagcacagacaagaagagaatggaagcttttgaaacgtaTTATGTattagcagccggccggggtggccgagcggttctaggcgctacagtctagaaccacgctatcgctacggtcgcaggttcgaatcctgcctcgggcatggatgtgtgtgatgtccttatgttagttaggtttaagtagttctaagttctaggggactgatgacgttagcacttaagtcccatagtgctcagagccattttgtattagcAAAGAATGCTGAATATGAGGTAGGCAGATTTGACAGATCCTACAGCTTCAAGTAATACCTAATTTTGTAATGATTGGGAAGTGTGGAGGAGAAGAAGAGgcggtaaaaattgaagagggaggcTAATCTTTAAATACAATAAAGAGGTTCATACAGAATTAGGGTGTAATAGTTATGGAGATATGAGAAGACTTGCTCAAGGTGGGCGAGACAGATAGAGCTGTGTCACATCAGTTTGGACTGATGACTACAACGTAGCATTATTAGTTCTAAAATAGATAAAAATACTGAAGATTAACTGGGATaattaatggggaggtactgaataacactggcgagaaaataaatttatgtgacaacttgacaaaaagatggTCGGTTTATATGATGTATGCTGAACCATCAAGGAATCGTTACTTCGGTAAGGGAGGGAAGGATGGGAGCAAAACTAGTAGACGacgaccaaggcttgactacagtacgCAGGTTTAAGCGGATACAGGTTGCAGTAgtgatgcagagatgaagaggctgcgAACTGATGTCCACAACAACAGCAAGAACACATACGCGAAgcattttaaaatcacttacttgCTCCAGCTTCCGATTCAGTGTCTGCTGGATGCCGTACTTCTTGAGGACCTCGCTGCTGAGGGGGCGAAGCACGACGCGGACTTGGAGTGTGCTGGCCAGCCGCTTCGGACTCAGCCTCTCCAGCACCACGCGTGGCTGGAAGACAGGAGAGCCCCACTTCTGCTGTGTATCCACGAGCTGCTGTAGGTACACTCGCTGTCGCGTCGCCACCGGTTCGGGAGCTGGGATGGTATAGCGAGAACCGGGTGGAAGCAGTTGCAGCTGCTCCTCTTCCACCTGCGTTGCGAGCTGATCTTGCAGTCGACAGTGTGACAGAGACGGGAGACGATTCGAGAACGACGGCTCCTGTTGCTTTACCTCGCAATTCTCTGTACCCAGTGGCAGCTTTTCCAGTTGTATGTGGAGCTCCTTCGGTTTCAGAAGCCCCGGATGGTTCGGTGACGACGActgttgctgctggtgctgctgttcCAATTTCCAAGAATCCTCGGGCAGCTTTTCGAGCTTTATGTGCAGCTGGTTAAGCAGAAGACCGTCCTGTTGCTTCGCAGGTGACGACTGATGCTGCACTGGCTCCGGCTGGTGAGCATCTTCGGTGAGCTTCTCGAGCTGGACGTGCAGCTGCTTATGCAATGGAAACTGTGCTTGCTTCGGGGATAGCGACGTCTGGACCTCCTCCTGCGGCTCACCCGCCAGCTTCTCTAGCTGGACATACAGTTCCTTTTGCAAAGAATTTTGTTGCTGCTTCGGGGACGGTGAATGCTGTCGCTCTTGCAGATCGCATTTCGGCGACTCCCCCGGTAGTTTTTCCACGTGCACTACTAGCTGCTTTTGCAACTGGAACTGCGGCTGCTTCGGCCGGTCTGGCCACAGCTCCTTAGGAGACCGCGTTTCCTTCGGCTCCTGGGACTGCTTCTGGGGCGTGAACTGGGGCTGCCTCAGCAGCGGCCGGTGCGGGTCCTTCGGCGAATGCTGGTGCGCTGCCCTCTGTGACTGAGAGTACCACAGCGTCCGCGGGTGTGACTGCCTCGGAGACTGTGACTGCGACTGGCTCGGAGATGTGGGGTGCGACTGCCTGTGTGACTGGCTCAGAGTCTGCGCTTGCGAGTGCCTGGGAGACGCCGGGTGCGACTGGCTCGGTGAGTGTGACTGGCTCAGAGTCTGCGCTTGCGTGTGTCTGGGAGACGCCGGGTGCGACTGGCTCGGTGAGTGTGGGCGCGACTGGTTCGGAAGCTGCACGCACGAGTGCCTCGGAGACTGCACGTGCGACTGGTTCGGAGATTCCGCGTGTGTGTGCCTCGGAGACTGCGGCTGCGAGTGGCTCAGAGGTTGCGGCAGTGCCTGCTTCGGAGACTGGGGGTGCGACTGGCTCGGAGACTGGGGGTATGACTGGCTGGGAGACGCCGGGTACGACTGGCTCAGAGACTGCGGGTGCGACtcctccagaggctgcagaactggCTGCCTCAGAGACTGTGTACACGACTGTCTCGGAGACTGCGGGTGCACCTGCCTCGGAGACGGCGGGTGCATTTCCCTCGGAGACTGCGGGTGTGCCAGTCTCGGAGACAGTGGGAACGATTGCCTCGGAGTCTGCACGTACGGATGCCTCGCCGACTGCGCGTGTGAATGGTTTGGTAAGTGTGATTCCGACGGTTTCGGTGAATGTGGTCGTAACTGCTTTGGTGAATACAGCTGCACTTCCTTGTTCGGGGGTTGGGATTTGGATGGCGTCGCGTGTGGTGACACAGGCAGTGCCTCCAGCCACGTTTCTTGCTGCTCCAAATGTGGTCCATCATTTGGGTCCTGCAACAAAAGAAACATTCTGTTGTACATCTATTGACTATACCATGTACACATAAATTTTAGGTAACATTATACTTACCAGACAACGATGTCCAACGTAACTTACACCTCAAAATGCTAACGTTAATACAGAGTGCGATTTGTAAATATTTGTActgcaatacagggtgttacacaaaggtacggccaaactttcaggaaacattcctcacacacaaataaagaaaagatgttatgtggacatgtgtccggaaacgcttaatttccatgttagagctcattttagtttcgtcagtatgtacttcacttcctcgattcactgccagttgtcccaattgaaggaaggtaatgttgacttcggtgcttgtgttgacatgcgactcattgctctacagtactagcatcaagcacatcagtacgtagcatcaacaggttagtgttcatcacgaacgtggtttcgcagtcagtgcaatgtttacaaatgcggagttcgcagatgcccatttgatgtacggattaacacggggcaataaccgtggcgcggtacgtttgtatcgagacagatttccagaacgaaggtgtcccgacaggaagacgttggaagcaattgatcggcgtcttagggagcacggaacattccagcctatgactcgcgactgaggaggacctagaacgatgaggacacctgcaatggacgaggcaattcttcgtgcagttgacgataaacctaatgtcagcgtcagagaagttgctgctgtacaagataacgttgaccacgtcactgtatggagagtgctacgggagaaccagttgtttccgtaccatgtacagcgtgtgcaggcactaccagcagctgattggcctccacgggtacacttctgcgaatggttcatccaacaatgtgtcaatcctcatttcagtgcaaatgttctctttacggatgaggcttcattccaacgtgatcaaattggaaattttcacaatcaacttgtatgggctgacgagaatccgcacgcaattgtgcaatcacgtcatcaacacagattttctgtgaacgtttgggcaggcattgttggtgatctcttgattgcgccccatgttcttccacctatgctcaatggagcacgttatcatgatttcatacgggatactctacctgtgctgctagaacatgtgcctttacaagtacgacacaacatgtggttcatgcacgatggagctcctgcacatttcagtcaaagtgttcgtacgcttctcaacaacagattcggtgaccgatggattggtagaggcggacaaattccatggcctccacgctctcctgacctcaaccctcttgactttcatttatgggggcatttgaaagctctcgtctacgcaaccccggtaccaaatgtagagactcttcgtgcgcgcattgtggacggctgtgatacaatacgtcattctccagggctgcatcagcgcatcagggattccatgcgacggagggtggatgcatgtatcctcgctaccggaggacattttgaacattttctgtaacaaagtgtttgaagtcacgctggtacgttctgttgctgtgtgtttccattccatgattaatgtgatttgaagagaagtaataaaatgagctctaacatggaaagtaagcgtttccggacacatgtccacataacattttctttctttgtgtgtgaggaatgtttcctgaaagtttggccgtacctttttgtaacatcctgtataagttTTCAAAGCACTTCGCAATTATCCATTCCGAACTTCCCTTACTTATCACTACCACAAAGAATTAATATGTAAGTATCACACGTAAGGGCGACAGACTATTTAGAATAGCAACTACTCTTCCTGTTTCTTGCAGTGCCACCAACAGTAAGGGCGTTTGGTACTGTCCATCTGAAATGAAAGTTCTTTGTTCTCCCATTCCTTTAGCGTAATCACTAATTTTCAATAATCTCGCGATACTGTCATTCTCAACAAGTCTTCATGGATGTAAATCGTTACCACTACTGTAATGGAATGGACTGTTTGTAGATACAGAAATCAAACCAAACTGCATGTTTCATTACGGACCACTGATGATCTTTTATATAAGGGAAAGAAATTACGGGTTTCTTATACTAACAATGAGATTTTtcatgctgttgctgctgctcatTATGGGTTTGAGGAGACAAAATATCTAGGCCCATTAGTCTCCCATTCACCCTCCAGGACGGGATCAGTGTACGCCATCCAGGATTAAGGAAAACACGAATATCTTTTATGGATTTTATTAGGTTTTTGGGATTTTTTCATACTGACAAATAGTACAAATTTTATCTTATTCTTGCAACTACATCACTAGTGGAAAAAACTGATTAGTTAAACAGGCACCTGGTTATGTTGGTCATGATCGCTTCAAATTAAGCGGGATGTTGCTTGATGAACATAGAGATGAGGTGATTGAAAAGATAAAACTTCAGTTAGAAGAGCATATAAAAGATGAGCAGTCTAATATAAAGAAGGACAGAATTACAGTAATCAGTGCCCATATAGGACAACAAGCACTTCTATTAAATGCAACAGATTGTGAATCAAAACAAAAGACAGTTTAAATACTGTTCAGAGTCTCTTAAAAAGTCAATTGAAATGTGTAAAGATAATTTTCAGAAAAAGGTTTCTGCTGTTTGCACTGTTAATGTAAATACAGTGATATGGTCAAAGGTTTGTAGAGTCCTGAACCTTCTTCAGGCAGGCAAGAACAAATGATGCACAAGCTGTCGATTCATGCATCGATCATCTAGAAAGTCACCATACGGAACCTCATAAGAACGTAATAGAAATCGGATGCACGAGCACTAGAACACTTTCACTACCGTGCTTTAATTCAAGATTCAGAGGGAGAGGATTAACTgttgaacaagaacgaagtgcagaAAACTGGCTCACAGAAATTGATCCAGAGAGGAATGCAAGTTTTACGTCTTTTACGATAGCTGTTAGTTCTGATTCTTTTACTGCTACTATATTTTCTGATGCAACTGTGACACAGTTTCATCCAAATAATTGATGGAACTGAAAACAGCAAAAACGAGGAAACTTGCCAACAGGATTCAGTACTTTTGGGAAAAGCCTAATTTCTTGCCCTGCCAGCACTGCACCCACTGAGAGAATCTTTTCCAATAATTTAGGTCAGTAAAGAGATAAGAAATTACAGGAGATCAATAAATTTCTGCACGCTTCCAAAAGGGCTAAATTGCACTTTACAGTAATTACGAAACTACATAaataccttcccccatgaaccatggaccttgccgttggtggggaggcttgcgtgcctcagcgatacagatggccgaaccgtaggtgcaaccacaacggaggggtatctgttgagaggccagacaaacatgtggttcctgaagaagggcagcagccttttcagtagttccaggggcaacagtctggatgattgactaatctggccttgtaacattaaccaaaacggccttgctgtgctggtactgcgaacggctgaaagcaaggggaaactacagccgtaatttttcccgaggacatgcagctttactgtatgattaaatgatgatggcgtcctcttgggtaaaatattccggaggtaaaatagtcccccattcggatctccgggcggggactactcatagaggacgtcgttatcaggagaaagaaaactggcattctacggatcggagcgtggaatgtcagatcccttaatcgggcaggtaggttagaaaatttaaaaagggaaatggataggttaaagttagatatagtgggaattagtgaagatcggtggcaggagtaagaagacttttggtcaggtgattacagggttataaatacaaaatcaaataggggtaatgcaggagtaggtttaataatgaataaaaaaataggagtacgggttagctactacaaacagcatagtgaacgcattattgtggccaagatagacacaaagcccatggctactacagtagtacaagtttatatgccaactagctctgcagatgatgaagaaattgatgaaatgtatgacgagataaaagaaattattcaggtagtgaagggagacgaaaatttaagtcatgggtgactggaattcgtcagtaggaaaagggagagaaggaaacatagtaggtgaatatggattggggctaagaaattaaagaggaagccgccttgtagaattttgcacagagcataacttaatcatagctaacacttggttcaagaatcataaaagaaagttgtatacctggaagaatcctggagacactaataggtatcagatagattatataatggtaagacagagatttaggaaccaggttttaaattgtaagacatttccaggggcatatgtggattctgaccacaatctattggttatgaactgcagattgaaaatgaagaaactgcaaaaaggtgggaatttaaggagatgggacctggataaactgaaagaaccagaggttgtagagagtttcaggaagagcataagggaacaattgacaggaatgggggaaagaaatacagtagaagaagaatgggtagctctgagggatgaagtagtgaacgcagcagacgatcaagtaggtaaaaagacgagggctaatagaaatccttgggtaacagaagaaatattgaatttaattgatgaaaggagaaaatataaaaatgcagtaaatgaagcaggcaaaagggaatacaaacgtctcaaaaatgatatcgacaggaagtgcaaaatggctaagcagggatgcctagaggacaaatgtaaggatgtagaggcttgtctcactaggggtaagatagatactgcctacaggaaaattaaagagagccttggagagaagagaaccacttgtatgaatatcaagagctcagatggcaacccagttctaagcaaagaagggaaggcagaaaggtggaaggagtatatagagggtttatacaagggcgatgtacttgaggacaatattatggaaatggaagaggatgtagatgaagatgaaatgggagataagatactgcgtgaagagtttgacagagcactgaaagacctgagtcgaaacaaggccccgggagtagacaacattccattagaactactgatggccttgggagagccagtcatgacaaaactctaccatctggtgaacaagatatatgagacagacgaaataccctcagacttcaagaagaatataataattccaatcccaaagaaagcaggtgtttacagatttgaaaattaccgaactatcagtttaataagtcacagctgcaaaatactaacgcgaattctttacagacgaatggaaaaactggtagaagcggacctcggggaagatcagtttggattccgtagaaatgttggaacacgtgaggcaatactaaccttacgacttatcttagaagaaagattaagaaaaggcaaacctacgtttctagcatttgtagacttagagaaaggttttgacaacgttaactggaatactctctttcaaattctgaaggtggcaggggtaaaatacagggagcgaaaggctatttataatttgtacagaaaccagatggcagttataagagtcgaggggcatgaaagggaagcagtggttgggaaaggagtgagacagggttgtaccctatccccgatattattcaatctgtatattgagcaagcagtaaaggaaacaaaagaaaaattcggagtaggtattaaaattcatggagaagaagtaaaaactttcaggttcgccgatgacattgtaattctgtcagagacagcaaaggacttggaagagcagttgaacggaatggacagtgtcttgaaaggaggatataagatgaacatcaccaaaagcaaaacgaggataatggaatgtagtcaaattaaatcgggtgatgctgaggggattagattaggaaatgagacacttaaagtagtaaaggagttttgctatttagggagtaaaataactgatgatggtcgaagtagagaggatataaaacgtagaccggcaatggcaaggaaatcgtttctgaagaagagaaatttgttaacatcgagtatagatttaagtgtcaggaagtcgtttctgaaagtatttgtatggagtgtagccatgtatggaagtgaaacatggacgataaccagtttggacaagaagagaatagaagcttttgaaatggggtgctacagaagaatgctgaagataaggtgggtagatcacgtaactaatgaggaggtattgaataggattggggagaagtttgtggcacaacttgactagaagaagggatcggttggtaggacatgttttgaggcatcaagggatcacaaatttagcattggagggcagcgtggagggtaaaaatcgtagagggagaccaagagatgaatacactaagcagattcagaaggatgtaggttgcagtaggtactgggagatgaagaagcttgcacaggatagagtagcatggagagctgcatcaaaccagtctcaggactgaagaccacaacaacaacataaataaagtATTTTTGTGGAAGTGTGAAAGTttatttaactgtgtttcttatactgcaaaaaaaaacttgaaacacaATATCAAATTAACTCAGTAATTAATTCAGTAAATATGTTGCTTCTTTTTACTTTGTGTAACTCTATGtagcattttttttgtaaattataattttataattaaatgtacTTAC encodes:
- the LOC126210667 gene encoding histone-lysine N-methyltransferase 2D-like isoform X1, whose product is MRPSECPVVERRVDIPIKCKELELLKSCVEHTAVVVINRLHQDPNDGPHLEQQETWLEALPVSPHATPSKSQPPNKEVQLYSPKQLRPHSPKPSESHLPNHSHAQSARHPYVQTPRQSFPLSPRLAHPQSPREMHPPSPRQVHPQSPRQSCTQSLRQPVLQPLEESHPQSLSQSYPASPSQSYPQSPSQSHPQSPKQALPQPLSHSQPQSPRHTHAESPNQSHVQSPRHSCVQLPNQSRPHSPSQSHPASPRHTQAQTLSQSHSPSQSHPASPRHSQAQTLSQSHRQSHPTSPSQSQSQSPRQSHPRTLWYSQSQRAAHQHSPKDPHRPLLRQPQFTPQKQSQEPKETRSPKELWPDRPKQPQFQLQKQLVVHVEKLPGESPKCDLQERQHSPSPKQQQNSLQKELYVQLEKLAGEPQEEVQTSLSPKQAQFPLHKQLHVQLEKLTEDAHQPEPVQHQSSPAKQQDGLLLNQLHIKLEKLPEDSWKLEQQHQQQQSSSPNHPGLLKPKELHIQLEKLPLGTENCEVKQQEPSFSNRLPSLSHCRLQDQLATQVEEEQLQLLPPGSRYTIPAPEPVATRQRVYLQQLVDTQQKWGSPVFQPRVVLERLSPKRLASTLQVRVVLRPLSSEVLKKYGIQQTLNRKLEQKPAIDIDDDDWFDLERQEWTLCSILQAREKSVFAIWRAVNMPRKPRKKHVGVNGFVRKPARITCVETPCPSLRPQPKQPERLLPLSEGASHLLAARLQKRKLRSARRSTT
- the LOC126210667 gene encoding proteoglycan 4-like isoform X2 — encoded protein: MRPSECPVVERRVDIPIKCKELELLKSCVEHTAVVVINRLHQDPNDGPHLEQQETWLEALPVSPHATPSKSQPPNKEVQLYSPKQLRPHSPKPSESHLPNHSHAQSARHPYVQTPRQSFPLSPRLAHPQSPREMHPPSPRQVHPQSPRQSCTQSLRQPVLQPLEESHPQSLSQSYPASPSQSYPQSPSQSHPQSPKQALPQPLSHSQPQSPRHTHAESPNQSHVQSPRHSCVQLPNQSRPHSPSQSHPASPRHTQAQTLSQSHSPSQSHPASPRHSQAQTLSQSHRQSHPTSPSQSQSQSPRQSHPRTLWYSQSQRAAHQHSPKDPHRPLLRQPQFTPQKQSQEPKETRSPKELWPDRPKQPQFQLQKQLVVHVEKLPGESPKCDLQERQHSPSPKQQQNSLQKELYVQLEKLAGEPQEEVQTSLSPKQAQFPLHKQLHVQLEKLTEDAHQPEPVQHQSSPAKQQDGLLLNQLHIKLEKLPEDSWKLEQQHQQQQSSSPNHPGLLKPKELHIQLEKLPLGTENCEVKQQEPSFSNRLPSLSHCRLQDQLATQVEEEQLQLLPPGSRYTIPAPEPVATRQRVYLQQLVDTQQKWGSPVFQPRVVLERLSPKRLASTLQVRVVLRPLSSEVLKKYGIQQTLNRKLEQKPAIDIDDDDWFDLERQEWTLCSILQAREKSVFAIWRAVNMPRKPRKKHVGVNGFVRKPARINKITFMSKLGLKRRHL